A region from the Sphaerodactylus townsendi isolate TG3544 linkage group LG01, MPM_Stown_v2.3, whole genome shotgun sequence genome encodes:
- the MPC1 gene encoding mitochondrial pyruvate carrier 1 isoform X2 — MAAALARKAADYVRSKDFRDYLMSTHFWGPVANWGLPIAAINDMKKSPEIISGRMTFALCCYSLTFMRFAYKVQPRNWLLFACHFTNEFAQLTQGGRLIKYK; from the exons ATGGCGGCGGCGCTGGCTCGCAAGGCCGCGGACTATGTGCGCAGCAAGGACTTCAGGGATTATCTCATGAG TACG CACTTCTGGGGACCAGTAGCCAACTGGGGGCTCCCTATTGCTGCTATAAATGACATGAAGAAATCTCCAGAGATCATCAGTGGTCGAATGACATTTG CACTTTGCTGTTATTCACTGACGTTCATGAGGTTTGCATATAAGGTGCAGCCCAGGAACTGGTTGCTGTTTGCTTGTCACTTTACCAATGAATTCGCACAACTTACCCAAGGAGGGAGATTGATCAAATACAAGTGA
- the MPC1 gene encoding mitochondrial pyruvate carrier 1 isoform X1, translating into MAAALARKAADYVRSKDFRDYLMSTHFWGPVANWGLPIAAINDMKKSPEIISGRMTFALCCYSLTFMRFAYKVQPRNWLLFACHFTNEFAQLTQGGRLIKYNLEKKN; encoded by the exons ATGGCGGCGGCGCTGGCTCGCAAGGCCGCGGACTATGTGCGCAGCAAGGACTTCAGGGATTATCTCATGAG TACG CACTTCTGGGGACCAGTAGCCAACTGGGGGCTCCCTATTGCTGCTATAAATGACATGAAGAAATCTCCAGAGATCATCAGTGGTCGAATGACATTTG CACTTTGCTGTTATTCACTGACGTTCATGAGGTTTGCATATAAGGTGCAGCCCAGGAACTGGTTGCTGTTTGCTTGTCACTTTACCAATGAATTCGCACAACTTACCCAAGGAGGGAGATTGATCAAATACAA TCTTGAGAAAAAGAACTGA